From the genome of Mycobacterium dioxanotrophicus, one region includes:
- a CDS encoding cold-shock protein, whose product MPTGRVKWYDAEKGFGFLSQEEGEDVYVRSSALPSGIEALKAGQRVEFGVAAGRRGPQALSLKLIDPPPSLSKARREAERPEHKHTPDELHGMVSDMITLLEDTVQPELRKGRYPDRKVARRVSEVVKAVARELDA is encoded by the coding sequence GTGCCGACCGGCAGGGTTAAGTGGTACGACGCCGAAAAGGGCTTCGGGTTTTTGTCCCAGGAGGAAGGCGAGGACGTCTACGTCCGGTCTTCCGCGTTGCCTTCGGGCATCGAGGCGCTCAAAGCCGGCCAGCGCGTCGAGTTCGGGGTCGCCGCAGGTCGTCGTGGTCCTCAGGCACTGAGTCTCAAGCTGATTGACCCGCCGCCGAGCCTGAGCAAGGCTCGCCGCGAAGCCGAGCGTCCCGAGCACAAGCACACCCCCGATGAGCTGCACGGCATGGTTTCGGACATGATCACGCTGCTGGAGGACACGGTGCAGCCGGAGCTGCGCAAGGGCCGTTATCCCGATCGCAAGGTCGCCCGGCGGGTGTCCGAGGTGGTCAAGGCCGTCGCCCGGGAACTCGACGCCTGA
- a CDS encoding dipeptidase, translating into MLIDGHNDLAWALRQEYDADLDAVDLTGVVPNLHTDLKRLDAGGVTGQFWSVYVSPELFVGPAAVTATLEQIDLVRRLVARYPDRLVLATSADEVEASGGRIASLLGMEGGHCIDGSLAVLRMMHALGVRYLTLTHNKNVPWADSATDDPVLHGLSEFGEDVVREMNRLGMLVDLSHVSADVMRQVLRVTAAPAIFSHSSARAICDHVRNVPDDVLTALAENGGVCMVTFLPAFVSPAVARWHAEAKAEARRRGIKKGTPEYDALMTGLEQQSPPPVATLAQVVAHIEHVRETAGIDHVGIGGDYMGGEAMPEGLEDVSGYPRLFAALADRGWSRSDLAKLAGGNVLRVLRASEDVAELTP; encoded by the coding sequence ATGCTGATCGACGGTCACAACGATCTCGCCTGGGCCTTGCGTCAGGAGTACGACGCCGACCTGGATGCCGTCGACTTGACCGGGGTGGTGCCGAATCTGCATACCGACCTGAAGCGCCTGGACGCCGGCGGAGTGACCGGGCAGTTCTGGTCGGTCTACGTGTCCCCGGAGCTTTTCGTCGGTCCCGCGGCAGTGACTGCCACGCTGGAGCAGATCGACTTGGTGCGACGTCTCGTCGCCCGTTACCCCGACCGACTGGTGCTGGCGACATCTGCGGACGAAGTGGAGGCGTCCGGCGGCCGGATCGCATCGCTCTTGGGCATGGAGGGGGGCCACTGCATCGACGGATCGCTCGCGGTGCTGCGCATGATGCACGCGTTGGGGGTGCGTTACCTGACCCTGACCCACAACAAGAACGTGCCCTGGGCCGACTCCGCGACCGACGACCCGGTGCTGCACGGGCTGTCGGAGTTCGGTGAAGACGTCGTACGCGAGATGAACCGGCTCGGCATGCTGGTCGACCTCTCGCACGTGTCCGCCGACGTCATGCGGCAGGTACTGCGGGTGACCGCCGCGCCGGCGATCTTCAGCCACTCCTCCGCCCGCGCGATCTGCGACCACGTCCGCAACGTGCCCGACGACGTCTTGACGGCGTTGGCCGAGAATGGCGGCGTGTGCATGGTGACGTTCCTGCCCGCCTTCGTCTCACCGGCGGTCGCCCGGTGGCACGCGGAGGCGAAGGCCGAGGCTCGACGCCGTGGAATCAAGAAGGGCACGCCGGAGTACGACGCGCTGATGACGGGCCTGGAACAGCAGTCGCCGCCGCCGGTCGCCACATTGGCTCAGGTCGTGGCGCACATCGAGCACGTGCGTGAGACCGCCGGCATCGACCATGTCGGTATCGGCGGGGACTATATGGGGGGCGAAGCCATGCCCGAGGGTCTGGAGGACGTTTCGGGGTATCCGCGGCTCTTCGCCGCCCTCGCCGACCGCGGCTGGTCGCGGAGCGACTTGGCCAAGCTCGCCGGCGGGAACGTTCTGCGCGTGCTCCGGGCTTCCGAGGATGTCGCGGAGCTGACGCCCTAG
- a CDS encoding SRPBCC family protein: protein MAAPLLQAQIDIDAPIDTVWALISDLSRMPEWSPQCRVMKLRGPLRPGARTVNLNKRKFTYWPTTSTITEVIPQQKLAFKVDLNNTIWSYELQPTEWGTRVTETRHAENGATAISNALVNAFMGGVPSFEDELVDGMNASLARIKAAAER, encoded by the coding sequence ATGGCTGCCCCACTCTTACAGGCCCAGATCGACATCGATGCACCGATCGACACCGTGTGGGCGCTGATCTCGGATCTGAGCCGGATGCCGGAATGGAGCCCGCAATGCCGGGTGATGAAGCTGCGCGGGCCGCTGCGGCCGGGTGCCCGCACCGTCAACCTCAACAAGCGCAAGTTCACCTACTGGCCCACGACCAGCACCATCACCGAGGTCATCCCGCAGCAGAAGCTGGCTTTCAAAGTCGACCTCAACAACACCATCTGGTCCTATGAGCTGCAGCCCACCGAATGGGGCACCCGGGTCACCGAGACCCGTCACGCCGAGAACGGCGCGACGGCGATCTCCAACGCGCTGGTCAACGCGTTCATGGGCGGGGTCCCGAGCTTCGAGGACGAACTCGTCGACGGCATGAACGCGTCACTGGCCCGCATCAAGGCGGCCGCCGAGCGCTAA
- a CDS encoding DUF3027 domain-containing protein: MGAVEQARAALADFSGPETVGEYLGATFEDPSSATHRFLANLTGYRGWQWAVVMAAYPGADHATISELVLVPGPTALLAPQWVPWQERVRPGDLGPGDLLAPPPEDPRLTPGFMATGDALIDDTAVELGLGRRQVLSPLGRAEAAQRWHDGDYGPGSAMARSTRKACRDCAFYLPLGGALGLMFGVCANELSADGHVVEANYGCGAHSDTPQPPGTGSPLYEPFDDGVLDLAD; encoded by the coding sequence ATGGGTGCCGTGGAACAGGCGCGCGCGGCGTTGGCCGACTTCAGCGGTCCCGAGACGGTCGGGGAGTACCTCGGTGCCACGTTCGAGGACCCCAGTTCGGCGACTCATCGCTTCCTGGCGAACCTGACCGGCTACCGCGGTTGGCAGTGGGCGGTCGTGATGGCGGCCTACCCGGGCGCCGACCACGCCACCATCAGCGAACTGGTCCTCGTGCCGGGGCCCACGGCGCTGCTGGCGCCGCAGTGGGTGCCGTGGCAGGAGCGGGTCCGGCCTGGCGATCTGGGGCCCGGTGACCTGCTGGCTCCGCCGCCCGAGGATCCCCGGCTGACCCCGGGTTTCATGGCGACGGGCGACGCCCTGATCGACGACACCGCGGTGGAGCTGGGACTCGGCCGCCGCCAGGTGCTCAGCCCCCTCGGGCGCGCCGAGGCCGCGCAGCGCTGGCACGACGGCGACTACGGCCCGGGTTCCGCGATGGCCCGTTCGACCCGCAAGGCGTGTCGCGACTGTGCCTTCTACCTACCGCTCGGCGGCGCACTCGGCCTGATGTTCGGTGTATGTGCCAACGAACTCTCCGCCGATGGCCATGTCGTCGAGGCCAACTACGGCTGCGGAGCCCACTCGGACACCCCGCAACCGCCGGGGACGGGTTCGCCGCTGTACGAGCCCTTCGACGACGGGGTCCTCGACCTCGCCGATTAG
- a CDS encoding glutathione S-transferase family protein, with product MTQGSYVADKSSSGGEFNRDTSYITTRITSRTRGAEGGAAGGHYPVEAGRYRLVVARACPWANRAIIVRRLLGLEDALSIGFCGPTHDARSWTFDLDPDGLDPVLRIPRLQDAYFARDPNYPKGITVPAVVDVPTGAVVTNDFAQMTLDFSTEWTEFHRDGAPQLYPEPLRDEIDTVARRIYTEVNNGVYRCGFAGSQEAYDAAYDRLFTALDWLSERLATQRYLVGDTITEADVRLFTTLARFDPVYHGHFKCNRSKLAEMPVLWAYARDLFQTPGFGDTIDFVQIKQHYYIVHADINPTRIVPKGPELANWLTPHGRESLGGRPFGDGTPPGPTRESERVPPGHGAG from the coding sequence ATGACCCAGGGCTCATACGTCGCCGACAAGTCCTCGTCCGGAGGCGAATTCAACCGCGACACCAGCTACATCACCACCCGGATCACGTCGCGCACGCGAGGAGCAGAGGGGGGTGCGGCGGGCGGTCATTATCCCGTCGAGGCCGGCCGTTACCGGTTGGTGGTGGCGCGGGCCTGTCCGTGGGCCAACCGGGCGATCATCGTGCGCAGGCTGCTGGGGCTGGAGGACGCACTGTCCATCGGCTTCTGCGGCCCGACGCATGACGCGCGCAGCTGGACCTTCGACCTCGATCCCGACGGCCTCGACCCGGTGCTGAGGATCCCGCGGTTGCAGGACGCCTATTTCGCGCGTGATCCCAACTATCCCAAGGGCATTACGGTGCCGGCCGTCGTCGACGTGCCGACGGGTGCGGTGGTGACCAACGACTTCGCCCAGATGACGCTGGACTTCTCCACCGAGTGGACCGAGTTCCACCGTGACGGTGCTCCGCAGCTGTACCCCGAGCCGTTGCGCGACGAGATCGACACGGTCGCCAGACGCATCTACACCGAGGTCAACAACGGCGTGTACCGGTGCGGTTTCGCCGGCTCACAGGAGGCGTACGACGCTGCCTACGACCGGTTGTTCACCGCACTCGACTGGCTCTCCGAACGGCTGGCGACCCAGCGATATCTGGTGGGCGACACCATCACCGAAGCCGACGTGCGACTGTTCACCACGCTGGCGCGGTTCGACCCCGTGTACCACGGCCACTTCAAGTGCAACCGGTCCAAGCTCGCCGAGATGCCCGTGCTGTGGGCTTATGCCCGTGACCTGTTCCAGACCCCGGGGTTCGGCGACACCATCGATTTCGTGCAGATCAAGCAGCATTACTACATCGTCCACGCCGACATCAATCCGACGCGGATCGTCCCGAAAGGGCCGGAACTGGCCAACTGGCTCACCCCGCACGGCCGGGAGTCATTGGGCGGCAGGCCGTTCGGCGATGGCACCCCGCCCGGGCCGACGCGCGAGTCCGAGCGGGTACCCCCCGGTCACGGCGCCGGCTGA
- a CDS encoding DUF2771 domain-containing protein translates to MRRFLAILAVIVVVAAAGTAVAVTQLSHGHDKLPKISAYSNGHLTRVGPFRYCPVLNLNDCTQSGSQGELRVNKEHPVQLSVPAEIARAPWRLLRVYENPIDTTLSLYRPNTTLAVTIPTVDPQRGRLTGIAVQLLTLVQDQNGDVFDLPHAEWSVRTVWPDKAQPAP, encoded by the coding sequence ATGAGGCGTTTCTTGGCCATTCTCGCGGTGATCGTCGTGGTGGCGGCCGCGGGCACGGCCGTGGCGGTGACGCAGCTGAGCCACGGACACGACAAGTTGCCGAAGATCAGCGCATACAGCAACGGGCATCTGACGCGCGTCGGGCCGTTCCGTTACTGCCCGGTGCTCAACCTCAACGACTGCACGCAGTCAGGCAGCCAGGGCGAGTTGCGCGTCAACAAGGAACACCCCGTGCAGCTGTCGGTGCCCGCGGAGATCGCCCGCGCGCCCTGGCGCCTGCTCCGCGTTTACGAAAACCCGATCGACACGACGTTGTCGCTCTACCGCCCGAATACCACTCTGGCCGTGACCATTCCGACGGTCGACCCGCAGCGCGGGCGGCTCACCGGCATCGCCGTGCAGCTGCTCACGTTGGTGCAGGATCAGAACGGCGACGTGTTCGACCTGCCGCACGCCGAATGGTCGGTGCGCACCGTCTGGCCGGACAAGGCTCAGCCGGCGCCGTGA
- a CDS encoding TrmH family RNA methyltransferase: protein MSELQVIDIEDPADPRIDDFRDLNSVDRRPDLPSGKGLVIAEGVLVVQRMLASRFVPRALLGTDRRLGELADDLVGVPVPFYRASAEVMATAIGFHLNRGVLASASRPPELSVADVISDARTVVALEGVNDHENLGSIFRNAAGLAVDAVVFGAGCADPLYRRAVRVSMGHALLVPFARAQSWPGDLKILQDNGFRVLAMTPDAAAATLPEAMADLQSERVAILVGAEGPGLTEHTMRTSDVRVRIPMSRGTDSLNVATAAALAFYERARLSEPT, encoded by the coding sequence GTGAGCGAACTTCAGGTCATCGACATCGAGGATCCCGCTGACCCGCGTATCGACGATTTCCGCGATCTCAACAGTGTGGATCGCCGTCCGGATCTGCCCAGCGGCAAGGGTCTGGTGATTGCCGAGGGAGTGCTGGTGGTGCAGCGCATGCTGGCCTCGCGGTTCGTGCCGCGGGCGCTGCTGGGCACCGACCGGCGGCTCGGGGAACTGGCCGACGACCTCGTCGGTGTGCCGGTGCCGTTCTACCGGGCCAGCGCGGAGGTGATGGCCACTGCCATCGGCTTCCACCTCAACCGCGGCGTGCTGGCCTCGGCGTCGCGGCCACCGGAACTGTCGGTGGCCGACGTGATCTCCGATGCCCGGACCGTGGTGGCGCTCGAGGGCGTCAACGACCACGAGAACCTCGGTTCGATCTTCCGCAACGCGGCAGGGCTCGCGGTGGACGCGGTGGTGTTCGGCGCGGGATGTGCCGACCCGCTGTACCGCCGCGCGGTGCGGGTGTCGATGGGCCACGCCCTGCTGGTGCCGTTTGCCCGGGCCCAGTCCTGGCCGGGGGACCTGAAAATATTGCAGGACAACGGGTTTCGTGTGCTTGCCATGACACCGGATGCGGCCGCGGCGACGTTGCCCGAGGCGATGGCGGATCTGCAGTCCGAGCGGGTGGCGATCCTGGTCGGCGCCGAGGGCCCCGGGCTCACCGAGCACACCATGCGGACCAGCGACGTGCGGGTGCGGATCCCGATGTCGCGCGGCACCGATTCCCTCAATGTCGCCACGGCCGCGGCCCTGGCGTTCTACGAGCGGGCCAGGCTCTCGGAGCCGACGTAG
- a CDS encoding DUF2537 domain-containing protein, giving the protein MTDDSTPWGTGLTVAGFVAAVLAAAIVVLGLGLTRVHPLLAIGLNMVAVGGLAPTVWGWRHRPVWRWFVLGAGVGVALGWVALLAAVLSQ; this is encoded by the coding sequence GTGACCGACGATTCGACACCGTGGGGGACCGGGCTGACCGTCGCCGGATTCGTGGCCGCGGTGCTCGCGGCGGCCATCGTGGTCCTCGGCCTCGGCCTCACCCGGGTGCACCCGCTGCTGGCGATCGGCCTGAACATGGTGGCGGTCGGCGGTCTCGCCCCGACCGTGTGGGGTTGGCGCCACCGGCCCGTGTGGCGGTGGTTCGTCCTCGGCGCCGGGGTGGGAGTCGCCCTCGGTTGGGTGGCCCTGCTGGCGGCCGTGCTGTCGCAGTGA
- a CDS encoding Rv0880 family HTH-type transcriptional regulator, with product MKDPNARLASDLALAVMRFTRQLRVRRSDSAVSLTQLSALSTLAKEGSMTPGELAVREQVRPPSMTRVIAALAEQGLVERTAHPVDGRQVMVSALPAGVSLIEAERRATQDWLKDRLARLDPDERETLVAAADLISAMVDDGA from the coding sequence GTGAAAGACCCGAATGCTCGGCTGGCGAGTGACCTGGCCCTGGCCGTCATGCGGTTCACCCGGCAGCTGCGGGTCCGGCGCTCTGACTCGGCGGTGTCGCTGACCCAGCTCTCCGCCCTGTCGACATTGGCCAAAGAGGGTTCCATGACGCCGGGAGAATTAGCTGTACGTGAGCAGGTCCGCCCGCCGTCGATGACCAGGGTGATCGCGGCGCTGGCCGAGCAGGGCCTGGTGGAGCGCACCGCCCATCCGGTCGACGGACGCCAGGTCATGGTCTCGGCCCTGCCCGCCGGCGTCAGCCTGATCGAGGCCGAACGACGGGCCACCCAGGACTGGCTCAAGGATCGGTTGGCTCGGCTCGACCCCGACGAACGCGAAACGCTGGTTGCGGCGGCCGATCTCATTTCGGCGATGGTCGACGACGGCGCGTGA
- a CDS encoding MFS transporter has product MANYPSDETPRRPRRPSGPSSNRWLPPLDDEQAAGHHSDPQPRGGSAAGEKVTVTRAAAARSREMGSRMYGFVHRAATADGADKSGLTALTWPVVANFAVDAAMAVALANTLFFAAASGESKSKVALYLLITIAPFAVIAPLIGPALDRLQHGRRVALAASFALRTVLIVVLIANYDGDSGSYPSWVLYPCALGMMVLSKSFSVLRSAVTPRVLPPSIDLVRVNSRLTTFGLLGGTVVGGGIAAGAEYLLNVVHLPGALYVVAAVSAAGAVLAMRIPKWVEVTEGEVPTTLSYHGGPGDLRRPGKAKAARQPMGRNTITALWGNCTIKVMVGFLFLYPAFVAKSHDATGWQQLLMLGLIGAAAGIGNFGGNIAAARLKLGHPAQLVVRASVAVTAVALATALTGNLFVAAGATLVTSAASAIAKASLDASLQDDLPEESRASAFGRSESVLQLAWVAGGATGVLIYTDLTVGFTTITAVLILGLAQTIVSYRGESLIPGLGGNRPVLAQQEGGGPAMASTTDMPR; this is encoded by the coding sequence ATGGCCAATTACCCCAGCGACGAGACGCCCCGACGTCCCCGTCGGCCGTCGGGCCCGAGCTCCAACCGCTGGTTGCCGCCGCTGGACGACGAACAGGCCGCCGGCCATCACTCGGATCCGCAGCCGCGGGGCGGCTCCGCCGCCGGTGAGAAGGTGACGGTGACCCGTGCCGCGGCCGCACGCAGCCGCGAGATGGGTTCGCGCATGTACGGGTTCGTGCACCGCGCGGCCACCGCCGACGGCGCCGACAAATCCGGGCTGACCGCGCTGACGTGGCCGGTGGTGGCGAACTTCGCCGTCGACGCGGCCATGGCCGTCGCCCTGGCCAACACGTTGTTCTTCGCCGCCGCCAGCGGTGAATCCAAGAGCAAGGTGGCGCTGTACCTGCTGATCACCATTGCCCCGTTCGCCGTGATCGCGCCGCTGATCGGACCCGCGCTCGACCGGTTGCAGCACGGCCGCCGGGTGGCGCTGGCCGCGTCGTTCGCACTGCGCACGGTGCTCATCGTGGTCCTGATCGCGAACTACGACGGTGATTCGGGCAGTTACCCGTCGTGGGTGCTCTACCCGTGCGCGCTGGGCATGATGGTGCTCTCCAAATCGTTCTCGGTGCTGCGCAGCGCCGTCACGCCCCGCGTGCTGCCCCCGAGCATCGACCTCGTCCGGGTCAACTCCCGGCTGACCACCTTCGGCCTGCTCGGCGGAACCGTGGTGGGCGGCGGTATCGCCGCGGGCGCCGAATATCTGCTCAACGTCGTGCATCTGCCCGGTGCGCTGTATGTCGTCGCCGCCGTCTCGGCGGCCGGTGCGGTGCTGGCCATGCGGATCCCGAAGTGGGTCGAGGTCACCGAGGGCGAGGTGCCGACGACGCTGAGCTATCACGGCGGCCCGGGTGATCTGCGGCGTCCCGGCAAGGCCAAGGCCGCGCGCCAACCCATGGGCCGCAACACCATCACCGCGCTGTGGGGCAACTGCACCATCAAGGTGATGGTCGGGTTCCTGTTCCTGTACCCGGCCTTCGTGGCCAAATCGCACGACGCCACCGGCTGGCAACAGCTGCTGATGCTCGGCCTGATCGGGGCGGCCGCGGGCATCGGCAACTTCGGCGGCAACATCGCCGCTGCCCGGCTCAAACTGGGCCACCCCGCCCAACTGGTCGTGCGCGCCTCCGTCGCCGTCACCGCGGTCGCGCTGGCGACCGCGCTGACCGGCAACCTTTTCGTCGCGGCGGGCGCCACGCTGGTGACCTCGGCTGCCAGCGCGATCGCCAAGGCATCGCTGGACGCGTCGCTGCAGGACGATCTGCCGGAAGAATCGCGTGCCTCGGCCTTCGGCCGCTCCGAATCGGTTCTGCAGCTGGCCTGGGTGGCCGGTGGCGCGACGGGCGTGCTGATCTACACCGACCTCACGGTCGGGTTCACTACCATCACCGCCGTGCTGATACTCGGCCTCGCGCAGACCATCGTGAGCTACCGCGGCGAGTCACTGATCCCCGGCCTCGGCGGCAACCGCCCGGTGCTGGCGCAACAGGAAGGCGGAGGGCCCGCGATGGCGAGCACGACGGACATGCCGCGATGA
- a CDS encoding Fur family transcriptional regulator, translated as MPAPDYPDRLRAADLRVTRPRVAVLEAVHAHPHADTESILAIVRTNLPDVSRQAVYDVLQALTNARLIRRIQPSGSVARYESRVGDNHHHVVCRSCRVITDIDCARGEAPCLDPSDPDGALDGYVLDEAEVIYWGLCPTCSAVSSS; from the coding sequence GTGCCTGCACCGGATTACCCCGACCGCCTGCGTGCGGCAGACCTCCGGGTGACCCGTCCCCGAGTCGCCGTCCTCGAGGCGGTGCACGCACATCCGCACGCTGATACGGAGTCGATCCTGGCGATCGTGCGAACGAATCTCCCGGACGTCTCCCGGCAGGCCGTCTATGACGTCCTGCAGGCATTGACCAATGCGAGGTTGATCAGACGCATCCAGCCGTCGGGGTCCGTGGCGCGCTACGAGTCTCGGGTGGGGGACAACCACCACCACGTCGTCTGCCGATCCTGCCGTGTCATCACCGATATTGACTGCGCCCGCGGCGAGGCGCCGTGTCTCGACCCGTCCGATCCCGACGGTGCCCTCGATGGTTACGTCCTCGATGAAGCCGAGGTGATCTATTGGGGCCTGTGCCCCACCTGCTCTGCCGTCAGCAGTTCCTGA
- a CDS encoding DUF2530 domain-containing protein produces the protein MTDEPQPPPLPASLLEPWPVIVVIAAGWLIATVLAFTVPGLHSWRPLSLAGLAIGLLGTSIFLWQRHAVRRGARGAQRGLT, from the coding sequence ATGACCGACGAGCCGCAACCGCCGCCGTTGCCCGCCTCGCTCCTCGAGCCGTGGCCGGTGATCGTGGTGATCGCGGCAGGATGGCTGATCGCGACCGTCCTGGCCTTCACCGTGCCGGGTCTGCACAGTTGGCGGCCACTGTCGCTGGCAGGGCTGGCCATCGGCCTACTCGGCACGTCGATCTTCCTGTGGCAACGTCACGCCGTGCGCCGCGGAGCGCGCGGTGCCCAACGCGGATTGACCTGA
- a CDS encoding class I SAM-dependent methyltransferase translates to MPRTENDTWDLASSVGATATGVAASRALASRVPEPLISDPFAQPLVDAVGVDYYMRLAEGRLDADDADALDPHVIADGMAIRTRYFDDFLLAAVDAGIRQAVILASGLDARAYRLSWPAGMTVFELDQPAAVEFKTRTLADLGATPTADLRTIGIDLRHDWPAALRAQGFDPHAPTAWIAEGLLGYLPPDAQDRLFDNITTLSAAGSRIATDWIDEQSQLDNDRVRALADHQREQGMELDDLSDLIFTGERNAVAQYLTDSGWLPETTTAERMFAIHGVEFRRDDAVAGLVDANYTAATLTAAPA, encoded by the coding sequence ATGCCGCGCACCGAGAACGACACCTGGGACCTGGCCAGCAGCGTGGGCGCCACCGCCACCGGTGTGGCGGCATCGCGAGCCCTGGCGTCACGCGTCCCCGAACCACTGATCTCCGATCCCTTCGCGCAGCCGCTGGTGGACGCCGTGGGGGTGGACTACTACATGCGGCTGGCCGAGGGCCGCCTCGACGCCGACGACGCCGACGCGCTCGATCCCCATGTGATCGCCGACGGCATGGCGATCCGCACGCGCTATTTCGACGACTTCCTGCTGGCCGCGGTCGACGCGGGTATCCGCCAGGCCGTCATTCTGGCCTCGGGCCTCGACGCCCGCGCCTACCGCCTGTCGTGGCCCGCCGGCATGACGGTGTTCGAACTCGACCAGCCTGCCGCCGTCGAGTTCAAGACCCGCACGTTGGCCGATCTGGGCGCGACGCCGACCGCCGACCTGCGCACCATCGGCATCGACCTGCGGCACGACTGGCCTGCCGCACTGCGCGCCCAGGGCTTCGACCCACATGCTCCGACCGCCTGGATCGCCGAAGGGCTGCTCGGCTACCTGCCGCCCGACGCCCAGGACCGGCTCTTCGACAACATCACGACACTCAGCGCCGCCGGCAGCCGCATCGCCACCGACTGGATCGACGAACAGTCGCAGCTCGACAACGACCGGGTGCGGGCGCTGGCCGACCATCAGCGGGAACAGGGCATGGAACTCGACGACCTGTCGGACCTGATCTTCACCGGTGAGCGCAACGCCGTCGCGCAGTACCTGACGGACAGCGGCTGGCTGCCCGAAACCACCACGGCAGAGCGGATGTTCGCCATCCACGGCGTCGAGTTCCGCCGCGACGACGCCGTGGCCGGGCTCGTCGATGCCAACTACACCGCCGCGACGCTGACCGCCGCGCCGGCCTGA
- the moaA gene encoding GTP 3',8-cyclase MoaA codes for MTVTALGLPTVNRGGPTEPAPASGPLIDTYGRVATDLRVSLTDRCNLRCTYCMPAEGLDWLPGQALLSADELARLLRIAVTSLGVTSVRFTGGEPLVTRHLEDVVAAAAALTPRPEITLTTNGIGLQRRAAGLRRAGLDRINVSLDSVDAAHFARITRRDRLADVLAGLAAAKAVGLDPVKVNAVLDPVSGLDDAVDLLRYCLEHGYQLRIIEQMPLDAGHSWKRDAVIDADRILQTLRQQFDLQPDPRPRGSAPAELWQVGPGPTHPGGTVGVIASVSHAFCSACDRTRLTADGQIRSCLFSTEETDLRGLLRGGADDAAIEAAWRGAMWAKPAGHGINDPSFVQPQRPMSAIGG; via the coding sequence ATGACCGTCACCGCGCTCGGATTGCCCACCGTGAACCGTGGCGGGCCCACGGAGCCGGCCCCGGCGAGCGGACCGCTGATCGACACCTACGGGCGGGTCGCCACCGATCTGCGCGTCTCGCTCACCGACCGGTGCAACCTGCGCTGCACGTACTGCATGCCCGCCGAAGGCCTGGACTGGCTGCCGGGCCAGGCCCTGCTCAGCGCGGACGAGCTGGCCCGTCTGCTGCGTATCGCGGTGACGAGCCTCGGCGTCACCAGCGTGCGCTTCACCGGCGGCGAACCGCTGGTGACCCGGCATCTGGAAGACGTAGTGGCCGCGGCCGCCGCGTTGACACCCCGCCCGGAGATCACCCTGACCACCAACGGCATCGGGCTGCAACGCCGCGCCGCCGGCCTGCGTCGAGCCGGGCTGGACCGCATCAACGTCTCGCTCGACAGCGTGGACGCGGCGCATTTCGCCCGGATCACCCGCCGGGACCGGCTCGCCGACGTGCTCGCGGGCCTGGCGGCCGCCAAGGCCGTCGGACTGGACCCGGTGAAGGTGAACGCCGTGCTCGACCCGGTGTCCGGGCTCGACGACGCGGTCGACCTGCTGCGGTACTGCCTCGAGCATGGCTACCAACTGCGCATCATCGAGCAGATGCCGCTCGATGCCGGGCACAGCTGGAAGCGTGACGCGGTGATCGACGCCGACCGGATCCTGCAGACCCTGCGACAGCAGTTCGACCTGCAGCCCGATCCCCGACCGCGCGGCTCGGCACCGGCCGAACTGTGGCAGGTCGGGCCCGGCCCGACGCATCCTGGCGGGACGGTCGGTGTCATCGCCTCGGTGTCGCACGCCTTCTGCTCGGCCTGCGACCGCACCCGACTGACCGCCGACGGCCAGATCCGCAGCTGCCTGTTCTCCACCGAAGAGACCGATCTGCGGGGGCTGCTGCGCGGCGGCGCGGACGACGCTGCGATCGAGGCGGCGTGGCGGGGCGCCATGTGGGCCAAGCCCGCCGGCCACGGCATCAACGATCCGAGCTTCGTGCAACCGCAGCGCCCGATGAGCGCGATCGGGGGTTGA
- a CDS encoding YccF domain-containing protein has protein sequence MRLILNVIWLIFGGLYLALGYLLAALICFILIITIPFGFASLRIASYALWPFGRTIVDKPGTRPGALIGNIIWILLCGIWLAIGHLVSAVAMAITIVGIPLALANLKLIPVSLMPLGKEIVPVDSVRTPA, from the coding sequence ATGCGACTGATACTCAATGTCATCTGGTTGATCTTCGGCGGCCTCTACCTGGCGCTGGGATACCTGCTGGCAGCGTTGATCTGCTTCATCTTGATCATCACCATCCCCTTCGGGTTCGCCTCGCTGCGCATCGCGTCCTATGCGCTGTGGCCGTTCGGCCGCACCATCGTCGACAAACCGGGCACCCGGCCGGGCGCGCTGATCGGCAACATCATCTGGATTCTGTTGTGCGGCATCTGGCTGGCCATCGGCCACCTGGTCAGCGCGGTCGCGATGGCGATCACCATCGTCGGCATCCCGCTGGCGCTGGCCAACCTCAAGCTGATCCCGGTGTCGCTGATGCCGCTCGGTAAGGAGATCGTGCCGGTGGACTCGGTAAGGACACCGGCATGA